The Treponema sp. OMZ 790 genome includes the window TTTTTTTAGTCGATGCCGATATTCTTTCTTCTTCTTTAAAAAATAATGAGCAAAAGGAAGTTAAGTTAAAACCCGGAATGAGTACCGAAGCCCGTATTATAATAAAACGTAAAACAATTATAAAATTTATCTTAGAAAAACTGGACTTTGTTAAATGAAACGTATTGGTTTAATATTGTTGTTTTTGATTTTCCCATATTTACTTTTTACTGAAAGCCGTGATTGGGAAGAATTTTTTAATGAACGGCTTTCATATTCTTTATCAGCCTCCTTAAAAGATATCGAATTAAAAAAGATAGAACTTTTGGAATATAAAGAAAAAACAAAATGGATACCCTCTCTTTCTTTTGATTTTCCAAAACTATTTGCATGGAAAAATATTCCTGTAGAACTTACTAATACAAATTCTTTAATTAAGAAAAAATATGCTGATGTTTTTAGCGGTAAGTATTCTCTATTGTTAAATCAAGCCTTGCCCTCAGCCGGAAATATTTTATTTTCATTTAATTTTAATTATGAGAACTTATTACAAAGTAAAGAATTTAAACATAGCCCTTCTTTTGCGATTCGATTTACTCAGCCCATAACTAAATATAGTTTCGGTTTTATAAATGAAGCAAAAAAAATAAAGTTTTTAAAAAGCTCGGTTAAAGAAAAAAGATTTGCACTCTATGCCGATTTTATTAAAACATTTTTAAAATCGGCTTTAAATATCGAAGTTTTAAGTGCAGAATCGGAATACTTAAAAAATAATTATCTTTATGCAGCAGAACAATATTCTGCAGCCGAAGCTGAGTTTAAAAAAGAAAGATTTAAAAAAAGTGAATTATTAAAGGTAAAACAAAAGATGATTGAAGCAAAACAAGAATACGATTTAAATCTAAATTCTTTAAATAGATTAAAAGAAGAGTTTGTCTTAAATTATAATTATGAGTACTCTTTAATGAATGAACAAGATCCTTCTTCTCTTATTATTTTTTTGGAACCCCTTTTTTTTGATTCGTATATTTTTGATGTACAAAATATCGAATATGAAATATTTTTATTAAACACGGAAAAAGAGCAAGCCCATATTAAAAATGCTCCCCGCTTTAGTATAGGTTTTTCAGTTGAGCCTAATCCCTTAAAAAACAGGCTTTACTCTTATGCCGGCTCGTGGCAAAACCTTAAAAAAGCTGAATGGCTTCCTGAATTTTTTGCTTCCTTTTCTTGGACTCCCGATTATACTCTTACACAAAAAAAAGAAATAGATTTGATCGATTTAAAAATATCTTATGCAAAAAATAAACTCAAAGCTTTAAAAGAAAAAAAAGAAATTAAAAATAAAACTAAAATCTTACGGGTAAAAAATCTAAAAGAAGATTTAAATATCCTTTCCGAAAATTTATATCTTTATTTTGAATTAAATGAAGAATATAAAAAACTTTATAAAGATGTAGCCGTAACAAAGCTTAATTTGTTGGAACACACCGTAAACTATTCCCGTCAAAAACTTTTAAAATTTAAAAAACTTAAAGACCTGATTTTTGAAATCTTTTAAAAAGTGTAAATTTATGTAAAAAACACTTGACATATTACAAAAGCATGGTAGAATTAAGGTAAGGTTTTTTTAAAATACTAAAAATATTTAGGTTTAGGTGTAAAAATCTAAACAAAGGAGTTTTTATGAAAGATTTATTAAACAATGGGTTTCAGCCTGTGTCTGAAACAGAAATGATGATGGTTGAGGGTGGAGGAGGTGCTTCAGATATGGTAATAGATGGTGATCATCCTGGAGCTCAAAGACCGGCACCTCCTCCACCTCCATCAGGAGGCAGAGGTAATTCATATTCCAATCAATAGGATAATATGATTCAGCGAAAGGACTGCATGACGTTTTTTTAGGTTGTGTAGTCCTTTTTATCGGCATCCTACAATGAAAAAGAAAAAATTAATATTCCGAACTATAGTATTTATTTTTGTTTTTGTATATGTTGCAATAGCTCTTAGTGTATCAAAGAAAAATGATACAATATCCGGTTTTATTTCTGTCGAAAAAATGAAGGCTGATTATGAATATTTTTGGGATTTTATTTATAAGGGTTATCCTTTTAGTGAAGTGTGTGACCGAAAAGGTATAGATTTAAAAGAAATACAACAAGCGGGATATAGATATTTATCGGATCCTATGATGCAGCATTCTTATTATTTTTTTTATGGTGATTTATGCAGAAAAATTACCGGTAATCGATATATGGGACATCTTTATCCTTCCGATTATTTTGATTATAAGAAAATATTTAAGCAGAGCACAGCTCAGGTTCCATTGCGTGAGCAAGAAGCTTTGATAGATAATTTTTATGCTTTAATGCCTAAAACAGGTGCTTTTGCCGATAAAGAAGATATGCTGTATGCAGGTAATTTTAAAAATATAAATCCTCCGTTGATGAGGAATCGTAAGTATTCAAAACCATATATAAAGATAATAAATACTGATTATATTGCATACATAAAAATTAACTCCTTTCTTATAACGGAAGGGGAAGAAAAACAAGAATACCTAAAAGTTTTAAAAGATTTTTTTATTGAAACTGCCGATTACAAACATATTATTATAGACATACAAAATAACGGAGGCGGGTACACCGATAACTATGAAGCAATAATATCTCCAAATATAGAGGAAAATCTGACAATAGTTTCTTATGGTCTTTATAACCTAAATAAATATAATGATATTTATTTAGATATGTTTTTGAACTATAACGATGTGAAAAAGATAGAAAAGCATGAAGTTCCAAATATAGAAAACTGCGGTAGCGTAAAAAATGATAAGGCTTATAAATTAAAAAATGTAATTTTTTCTCGTCCTATTAAGGGATGTAAACCTTGTGAAAATAAGAAGTTTTGGCTTTTAGTAAGCAGTGATTCATATTCAGGAGCGGATCGTTTTGCTGATGTTTGTAAAAGAACAGGATTTGCTACAGTGATCGGGACTAATACGGGAGGAGCCGGAACAAATGGTGAATCGCCTATGTATATTGCTCTCCCCAACAGCGGCTTATTGATAAAGTTTGATTTTATGTACGGTTTAACCGAGGATGGGTATTGCGCTGACGAATTCGGCACCGCTCCCGATATTTATAATCTCCCCGGTAAAGATGCTTTAGAAACTTGCTTGGAAGCTATAAAAAACTTAGAACAGAAGAACTAGTTTTTACCGTTTAATTTAACCGCCAAACGTTGAGCTTATGAGATATTTGCGTTCCTTGCGGTTTAATAAAAATAAATAAAAATCTACAAATTTATGTGAAAAAACTTGACATATTATAAAAGCATGGTAGAATTAAGGTAAGTTTTTTTTAAAAGACTAAAAATATTTAGGTTTAGGTGTAAAATCTAAACAAAGGAGTTTTTATGAAAAAATTATTGAACAATGGGTTTCAGCCTGTGTCTGAAACAGAGATGATGATGGTTGAGGGAGGATACCGAAATGCTTCGGCTGCTTGTGGTAAAGGCTTTGATGTGCCATCTTTCAGTGGCAAAAAAAAGATTGATCAGTATGATCAATTAAAAAATGAAAATACTGATGAACCTTATATGTCACCTGAAGTTAGATTGACAATGTTTATTATGGAATTTCAACGTAAAAGTGGAGGATCATCAGGAAGATTAGATATGTGCATAAGTAGTTTAAATGATTATTTTTAAGCTATTTTAAATTCAGCCCTATAAGATTTTATAGGGCTGTTTTGAATGTTGAGAAATTTTACATGAATAAAAAAACATTGTTTACACTTATCACTATTTTATTTTTTGTTGGAATTGCAGCTTACATTGTCTTTGTATATCTTCCTTATCAAAAGGACTATGCTTTATACAAAGATACTTTTATGTCCAAACAAAAGATGCAAAATGATTTTTATTATGTTTGGGATTTTATTGAAAACGGTTATCCTTTTAAAAATGTATGTATCAGAGCAGGAGCAGATTTAAAAGCTATCAAGGAAGAGTATGCAAATCGTCTGCATGAGCCTAAAAATGAGTTTGAATATTATTTATTTTATTCAAGTCTATTTAATAAAATAACATCTAAAAAAGAAATAGGGCATTTATCGGTATATAATATCAATTTGTTGAAGCCTTATACTAACAAAGTTCAATATACAAAAGTTTATGATAATGATGAACAAGTAAATAAATTTTATTCACATGTAATAGATATTATGTTTAAATCGCTTGATAATCAAAATATAAAAGAGTTGGCGGAGAAATATAATTTGGATATTGATACGGATAAACGAAGTTTTGTAGAAGCGGATTTCGATATGATAGCAAGCAGGATTATAGTAAAAAATAAAATCGGGTATATAAATATAAAAAGCTTTTTCCCTTATGGTGTAGATAAATATACCGAAAGACTTGTTAAAATATTAAAATCATTTGAGACTTTTGAGCATTTAATTATTGATCTACGTGGAAATAATGGCGGATATTCTGAAATCTGGCAAAATTTTATTGTTGCTCCAATTGTCAAGAGACAATTAGTATATTATAGTACCGCTGTATTTAATAGTACAAATAAATTTATAAAAATATTAAATAGTAGATTAAAATTTAAATTAGAAAAATCTATATTGGGCGAGTATAGTGAAGTAAAATTTCATATAATCAATGAAAAAGATAAAAATGATTTTGATTCTATCGTTGAATATGTTCATAGAATAAAATTATCGGAACATAAAGTTTTTTTTACCGGAAAGATATGGTTGTTGATTGATCGAGATACAATATCTGCTGCTTCACATTTTGCATATTATTCTAAACTTATGAGTACAGGAATATTTAAAGAATTTGCAACAGTTGTAGGTGAAAATACTGGAGGACAAGGCCTTAATGGATTTCCTTCAATGAGATTATATTTAAAACTTCCTGAAAGCCATATGCTGATACAAAGCGACATGACTTACGGACTCAACCCGGATGGTTCTTGTCATGATGAAACAGGCACAGCCCCTGATATTTATAATCTCCCCGGTAAAGATGCTTTAGAGACTTGTTTGGAAACTATAAAAAACTTAGAGCAAAAAAACTAGTTTTTATCTGTTTAATTTAACCGCAAAGCATTGAGCTTATGCTCAACTTCGCGAAGGGCGCAAAGGAATTTTAAGGTAGCTTTTATAAGCAATATTTTAATTAGTCTTTGCGGTCTTTGCGTTCCTTGCGGTTTATTTTTATAAAGCCCTTGATTTATTGCAGAGTTGTGATATAATTAAAATAGAATTCGGTAAAGGAGGTAAAATAAATATTATGAAAAAATTAATATTCCGAACTGTAGTATCTGTTCTTGTTTTGGTGTTTGTTATAACAGCTCTTATTGTATCAAAGAAAAATGACACTGTATTTGGTTTTATTTCTGAAGAAAAAATGAAGGCTGATTATGAATATTTCTGGGATTTTATTTATAACGGCTATCCTTTTACTGAAGTATGTGAACGCAAAGGTGCAGATTTGGAGCAAATACGGCAAGAAGGATATAAATACTTATCTGATCCCATGATGCAATATTCTTATTATTTTTTTTATAAAGATTTGTGCAGAAAAATTACGGGAAATAAATATCTGGGGCATCTTTATCCTTCCGATTATTTTGATTATTACTTCAATTATTATTTTAATTATAAAACAATACTTAAAAATGATTCAGCTCAAAATCCATTAATTAAGAAAGAGACTTTGATAGATAACTTTTATTATCATATATATCAGGCAGATGCTATTAGTGATAAAGACTATATGGTGTATGCGAGAACCTCTAGTGATAGGATTGCTCCGTTAATAGGAACACGTACATATTCAAAGCCGTTTATACAGATTATCGAGACCGGCCGTATTGCATATATAGAAATCAAATCTTTTTTTACAACGGGAGTAGAAGAACAACAAACGTATCTAAAAACTTTAGAAGATTTTTTTATTGAAACGGCAAACTATAAACATATAATAATAGATATACGAAATAATGGAGGCGGCCGTTCAGAAAATTATGAAGCGATAATATCTCCGCATATAAAAAAGGATATGAATATAGTTTCTTACGGCCTTTATAGCGAAAATAAATATACGGATACTTATTTGGATATAAATTATATGGGAATAGAAAAGATTGAAAAATACGAAGTTCCTAATATAAAAAACAGCATCACTATAAAAAATGATAAAGCTTATAAATTAAAAAATGTAATTTCTTCTCGCCCAATTATGGGGTATGAACCCTGTGAAGATAAAAAATTTTGGCTTCTTGTTGATAGCGGTGTATATTCTGAAGCGGATAGATTTGCTTATGTGTGCAAAGCAACAGGTTTTGCTACTGTGGTTGGAACTAATACGGGCGGAGCCGGAACAAACGCCAATTTGCCTGCGTACACTGTTCTTCCCAACAGCGGTTTATTGATAAAGTTTGATCCTCTATATGGTTTAACTGATGACGGCCGTTGTGCCGATGAATTCGGCAATACTCCGGATATCTATAATATCCCCGGTAAAAGTGCCCTTGGAACCTGCTTGGAAGAAATAAAAAAATTAGGGGGAGATGAAACTTTTGATGGAGCAAAAGTTTCATCTCCCCTAATATAGCGGTATGGATTATCATTAAGACAAACCTGCGGTTTATTTTCCGGGGTCAAGCTTAACTGCGAAAAAAGGTGTCTTATTGCATAATTCTTAAAATTTTAGTATACTTTGCTGTTGATTTTATGCGGCAAAGGACTAAGATTTATGAAAGATGCTCCGGCTAAAAAAATAATTCCTTTTTTTACTCCTTCTTTTTCTGAAGCAGAAGAAAAAGCTTTGATGAGGGTAATGCATTCCGGATGGCTTACTACAGGAAAGGAAACACTTGATTTTGAAAAAGAGTTTGCTGCTTTTACAGGAAGTAAATATGCTCTTGCCGTAAATTCCGCTTCAAGCGGACTTATGCTTGCAATGGATGCCTGCGGTATAAAAAAAGGGAGCAAAATACTTACAAGTCCTTACACCTTTATTTCGACTGCAACTTCAGCCTTACATTTGGGAGGAGATGTGGTTTATGCCGACATCGAAAAAAAATCTTACAATATAGACCCTGAAAAAATCGAAGATATACTAAAAAAAGATAAGAGTGTTAAGGCTATTGTTCCTATTCATATTGCGGGGAATGTCTGCAATATGAGGGCTATAAATGAACTTGCAAACAAATATTCCGTTGCGGTCATTGAAGATGCAGCTCATGCTTTTCCTTCAAAGACCGAAGCCGGTTATGCCGGTACTCTCGGCACCTGCGGTGTTTTTTCTTTTTATGCGACAAAGACAATTACAACAGGCGAAGGCGGAATAATTTG containing:
- a CDS encoding S41 family peptidase, whose protein sequence is MNKKTLFTLITILFFVGIAAYIVFVYLPYQKDYALYKDTFMSKQKMQNDFYYVWDFIENGYPFKNVCIRAGADLKAIKEEYANRLHEPKNEFEYYLFYSSLFNKITSKKEIGHLSVYNINLLKPYTNKVQYTKVYDNDEQVNKFYSHVIDIMFKSLDNQNIKELAEKYNLDIDTDKRSFVEADFDMIASRIIVKNKIGYINIKSFFPYGVDKYTERLVKILKSFETFEHLIIDLRGNNGGYSEIWQNFIVAPIVKRQLVYYSTAVFNSTNKFIKILNSRLKFKLEKSILGEYSEVKFHIINEKDKNDFDSIVEYVHRIKLSEHKVFFTGKIWLLIDRDTISAASHFAYYSKLMSTGIFKEFATVVGENTGGQGLNGFPSMRLYLKLPESHMLIQSDMTYGLNPDGSCHDETGTAPDIYNLPGKDALETCLETIKNLEQKN
- a CDS encoding S41 family peptidase — translated: MKKKKLIFRTIVFIFVFVYVAIALSVSKKNDTISGFISVEKMKADYEYFWDFIYKGYPFSEVCDRKGIDLKEIQQAGYRYLSDPMMQHSYYFFYGDLCRKITGNRYMGHLYPSDYFDYKKIFKQSTAQVPLREQEALIDNFYALMPKTGAFADKEDMLYAGNFKNINPPLMRNRKYSKPYIKIINTDYIAYIKINSFLITEGEEKQEYLKVLKDFFIETADYKHIIIDIQNNGGGYTDNYEAIISPNIEENLTIVSYGLYNLNKYNDIYLDMFLNYNDVKKIEKHEVPNIENCGSVKNDKAYKLKNVIFSRPIKGCKPCENKKFWLLVSSDSYSGADRFADVCKRTGFATVIGTNTGGAGTNGESPMYIALPNSGLLIKFDFMYGLTEDGYCADEFGTAPDIYNLPGKDALETCLEAIKNLEQKN
- a CDS encoding S41 family peptidase — encoded protein: MKKLIFRTVVSVLVLVFVITALIVSKKNDTVFGFISEEKMKADYEYFWDFIYNGYPFTEVCERKGADLEQIRQEGYKYLSDPMMQYSYYFFYKDLCRKITGNKYLGHLYPSDYFDYYFNYYFNYKTILKNDSAQNPLIKKETLIDNFYYHIYQADAISDKDYMVYARTSSDRIAPLIGTRTYSKPFIQIIETGRIAYIEIKSFFTTGVEEQQTYLKTLEDFFIETANYKHIIIDIRNNGGGRSENYEAIISPHIKKDMNIVSYGLYSENKYTDTYLDINYMGIEKIEKYEVPNIKNSITIKNDKAYKLKNVISSRPIMGYEPCEDKKFWLLVDSGVYSEADRFAYVCKATGFATVVGTNTGGAGTNANLPAYTVLPNSGLLIKFDPLYGLTDDGRCADEFGNTPDIYNIPGKSALGTCLEEIKKLGGDETFDGAKVSSPLI
- a CDS encoding DegT/DnrJ/EryC1/StrS aminotransferase family protein, whose amino-acid sequence is MKDAPAKKIIPFFTPSFSEAEEKALMRVMHSGWLTTGKETLDFEKEFAAFTGSKYALAVNSASSGLMLAMDACGIKKGSKILTSPYTFISTATSALHLGGDVVYADIEKKSYNIDPEKIEDILKKDKSVKAIVPIHIAGNVCNMRAINELANKYSVAVIEDAAHAFPSKTEAGYAGTLGTCGVFSFYATKTITTGEGGIICTNDEKIAERIKLMRSHGINRTIWDRYTDTKASWKYDVTAEGWKCNLPDILSAIGRVQLKKAQSFFEQRKKITEKYNAAFAGNDSFILPPDGQGNAWHLYILRLNLESLKIGRDEFVSALQENGLGISMHFIPHFEMTYIKERYGLNSSDFPESNKKYLQSLSLPLYPSMSEDDSDYVIETVIKLAKLNRR